Proteins encoded by one window of Anaerobacillus sp. CMMVII:
- a CDS encoding LysM peptidoglycan-binding domain-containing protein has translation MSEGLQQHFYTVRPGDTVYNIAKRWELPIESLIAANNLVSPYIIFIGQQLSMPIGVTHYRVQQGDSLYRISEKYGIPLSLLIEANNLLPPYVIYPDQLVVVPPGAAYYVVQQGDSLYQIARRYNVITAGIYNFELIRQVNDLPSTIIVPGMRLIIPYAPTGEIGLIAYTSDHGGDYDIWLYNLRNGVHAQLTYGQADYFTIPFWSRDSRYIAFVGKDFIVYVVEVSSGAVAQIDQLVEGEVHTLDWSFDSQRLAYTKQNQIILYNISSHQSQMINEPSPTDVQWFPDGTTLLFQTADFTGISQLFRISIDQTSIQQLTMNQQGPLNHVRLASNGRFVLYTTPGASISLIYTVDIFTGQVFEVRGGPLAKNYFPEWSLDSKNIAYSATAFLEQGYYSLIRTVGNRGENDRTWAISDCFATPVTWSPDSPKIVYLSGCQSAAVASEMWYVDLNHPVPIQLISGRSIQSMRWSPTQMTLPSRVYSNEEFNIRLQYPMNWFRVNPERYEGTDGFFQIAAINAGPEIDVVCQDEAFHQLLPYGTQPRIVHTMLQNQDACFIFPSADQPEGMKGQAALIVRYPSLIKIGGSTYNYFILWASKEHINQLASTLAFLSS, from the coding sequence TTGTCAGAAGGATTACAACAGCATTTTTATACGGTTCGACCAGGTGATACGGTTTACAATATCGCCAAAAGGTGGGAATTGCCGATTGAATCTCTTATTGCAGCTAATAATTTAGTGTCTCCCTATATCATTTTTATCGGTCAGCAACTCTCGATGCCAATCGGAGTAACGCACTATCGGGTTCAACAGGGGGATTCGCTATACAGGATTTCTGAAAAATATGGGATTCCGTTATCATTACTTATTGAAGCAAATAATTTGCTACCTCCCTACGTAATCTATCCTGACCAACTCGTTGTGGTTCCACCAGGAGCAGCTTATTATGTAGTACAACAGGGGGATTCGCTTTATCAAATCGCAAGAAGATATAACGTCATTACGGCTGGGATTTATAACTTTGAACTAATTCGTCAAGTAAATGATCTACCATCAACCATCATTGTTCCAGGAATGAGACTCATCATTCCTTATGCGCCCACTGGTGAGATCGGATTAATTGCCTATACTTCTGATCATGGTGGTGATTATGATATTTGGCTCTATAACTTGAGGAACGGCGTTCATGCTCAACTTACTTATGGTCAAGCGGATTATTTTACAATACCTTTTTGGTCCCGTGATAGTCGCTATATTGCTTTTGTAGGAAAGGACTTTATTGTCTATGTCGTTGAGGTTAGTAGCGGGGCGGTCGCCCAAATTGATCAATTAGTGGAAGGTGAAGTCCACACTCTCGATTGGTCCTTTGATAGTCAAAGATTAGCTTATACGAAGCAAAATCAAATTATTTTATATAACATTAGCTCTCATCAATCCCAAATGATTAACGAACCTAGTCCCACGGACGTTCAATGGTTTCCAGATGGAACGACACTTTTATTTCAAACCGCAGATTTTACGGGGATTAGTCAGTTATTCAGAATTAGTATTGACCAAACAAGTATTCAGCAATTAACGATGAACCAACAAGGGCCGCTAAATCACGTTCGACTGGCTTCTAATGGTCGTTTTGTACTCTATACAACCCCGGGTGCTAGTATTTCCCTTATTTATACTGTGGACATTTTCACTGGTCAAGTGTTCGAAGTGAGAGGCGGTCCACTTGCTAAAAATTATTTTCCTGAATGGTCATTAGATTCCAAGAACATCGCTTATAGTGCGACCGCTTTTCTGGAGCAAGGATATTATTCACTTATTAGAACTGTCGGGAACAGAGGGGAGAATGACCGGACCTGGGCGATATCCGATTGCTTTGCGACCCCAGTTACTTGGTCTCCTGATAGCCCAAAAATAGTCTACCTTTCTGGTTGTCAGAGTGCGGCAGTTGCAAGTGAAATGTGGTATGTTGACCTTAATCACCCTGTACCAATTCAACTAATAAGTGGTAGATCTATTCAATCTATGAGATGGTCTCCAACCCAAATGACACTACCTAGTAGAGTATACTCAAATGAGGAATTTAACATAAGACTGCAATATCCAATGAATTGGTTCCGAGTAAATCCCGAAAGGTACGAAGGGACAGATGGCTTTTTTCAAATCGCTGCTATTAATGCTGGTCCCGAAATTGATGTGGTTTGTCAGGATGAAGCATTTCATCAATTACTACCCTATGGTACACAGCCAAGGATTGTCCATACAATGCTTCAAAATCAAGATGCATGTTTTATTTTTCCTTCCGCTGATCAACCTGAAGGGATGAAGGGCCAAGCAGCACTAATTGTCAGGTACCCAAGCCTAATAAAAATTGGAGGTTCAACCTATAATTATTTCATTCTATGGGCGAGCAAGGAACATATAAATCAACTAGCATCGACACTTGCGTTTTTATCATCCTAA